One Tenebrio molitor chromosome 2, icTenMoli1.1, whole genome shotgun sequence genomic region harbors:
- the LOC138123823 gene encoding centrosomal protein of 104 kDa, which yields MPKKIDFGIIHVTSEDPKHRATELNSHGPTVKGWQSSKNCDYPQEVVIQLNERCSLNKIQILAHQYLIPTKLELFSSNEDTNTVEEVETINWDYLGYITLSDNQSTGFKSRELKSANVPVTTATYVKLKLGKNHPNSHNNNNQVSLIAVNVLGTEIVARRHSNPENAEKFTDLVNDPEYWSPYDDLAFEMYVDTDVAKIIREMETKKRLAVISERFEFARKLKLAMESLRSAGEKLGKYELEKRHAIELEDYERARHKKNQMDDYRVGVYQELCVEQLLESDGHCPKNDECLDEVDSGGKNPLSPTLLRVSNDKRANSPQINQTQVSPLHVPRHQSPKKGSPNTGSPTSIQTRGSFRRRNKSAGAIVKSTYEMYEDKPLPALRHSQTNEFLRECQLETDYKTTSKLTEREKKQAALPILVFGNDLVEKYYSKHYCDKEDGLNKLKEELLSYDNTKMHTANKTARAAIFLLHRTLRDKVFSVYNLANEVIRLFFVQFVPGRVSPAEVSRSVDKLLPELLTKSGDTSARIHHMAVHTILTMADCKNVRDLHLIPVHLSRPVSSSTHPRLALSRAEMVEQLIINHGISTDKQSGLTCRTLSEFGSSGLHHPAEAVRKVSERILVLVYKVNPRLVRKQLPPDDDITRRNLLYRQLFHEFDKIDLQRKKEMLEKTRVIQQCSVPPNEFLSPEPTPNEINKCPSTSNIQNIFTYDQVNSQPKNFTISKSLSGGNIQKNGTAKNESSSSASGISSPSNNSQKEEDEKQCIFCNQPESSILSVSNSMNSHYWRSCPMLVRCKECSQVVEVSMLTEHLLMECERRENYTQCSQCSEAVKIAEIKQHVASCRGLTEGHNRCPLCHENLEDEELCWKKHLMGDKPCLKNTRIKMQPQKQVTIQV from the exons ATGCCGAAGAAAATAGACTTTGGGATAATCCACGTCACTA GCGAAGACCCCAAGCATCGGGCTACCGAACTGAACTCGCACGGCCCCACCGTGAAGGGGTGGCAGTCGAGCAAAAACTGCGACTACCCCCAGGAGGTGGTGATTCAACTCAACGAACGCTGCTCGCTGAACAAAATCCAGATCCTGGCCCACCAGTATTTGATCC CGACTAAGCTCGAGTTGTTTTCGAGCAATGAGGACACCAACACGGTCGAAGAGGTGGAAACCATCAACTGGGATTACTTAGGGTACATCACCCTATCGGATAATCAAAGCACAGGGTTTAAAAGTAGAGAGCTGAAGTCTGCCAACGTCCCGGTCACCACCGCCACCTACGTCAAGCTGAAACTCGGCAAGAACCACCCCAACTCCCACAACAACAATAACCAA GTGAGTCTGATCGCGGTGAACGTTCTGGGCACCGAGATCGTCGCCAGGAGGCACTCCAATCCCGAAAACGCCGAAAAATTCACCGATCTGGTCAACGACCCCGAGTATTGGTCGCCTTACGACGACCTGGCCTTCGAGATGTACGTGGATACAGATGTTGCAAAAATCATCCGGGAGATGGAAACGAAGAAGCGACTGGCTGTGATAAGTGAAAGATTTGAATTCGCCCGGAAGCTCAAACTCGCCATGGAAAGCCTGCGCAGCGCTGGCGAAAAGCTGGGGAAATACGAGCTGGAAAAGCGCCACGCTATCGAACTGGAAGATTACGAACGCGCCCGCCACAAGAAGAACCAAATGGACGACTACAGGGTCGGCGTCTACCAAGAGCTTTGCGTCGAGCAACTCCTCGAAAGCGACGGA CACTGCCCCAAAAACGACGAGTGCCTCGACGAGGTTGACTCCGGTGGCAAGAACCCCCTCTCTCCCACTTTGTTGAGAGTGTCCAACGACAAGAGAGCCAACTCGCCTCAGATCAACCAAACGCAGGTCTCCCCGCTGCACGTGCCAAGACACCAGAGCCCCAAGAAGGGCTCGCCCAACACCGGCAGCCCCACCAGCATCCAGACGCGAGGGTCGTTCCGCAGGCGCAACAAGTCGGCGGGTGCTATAGTTAAGTCGACTTACGAGATGTACGAGGACAAGCCGCTACCAGCCTTGAGACA CTCTCAGACGAACGAGTTCTTGAGGGAGTGCCAGCTCGAGACCGACTACAAAACCACCTCGAAGCTGACCGAGCGGGAGAAGAAACAAGCGGCGCTGCCCATCCTGGTGTTCGGGAACGATCTGGTCGAGAAGTACTACTCGAAGCACTACTGCGACAAGGAAGATGGTCTGAATAAATTGAAAGAGGAGTTGTTGAGCTACGACAACACGAAGATGCACACTGCGAATAAAACCGCCAGAGCGGCGATTTTTCTTTTGCATCGCACCCTCAGGGACAAGGTTTTTTCTGTGTACAATTTAGCAAACGAGGTGATACGACTGTTCTTCGTCCAATTCGTCCCTGGGCGAGTCTCCCCGGCTGAAGTGTCCCGAAGCGTCGACAAGCTCCTCCCCGAACTCCTCACAAAATCAGGTGATACTAGCGCTAGAATACACCACATGGCGGTTCACACTATTCTGACAATGGCCGACTGCAAGAACGTCAG AGACCTCCACTTAATTCCCGTTCATTTGAGTAGGCCAGTTAGCAGCAGTACTCATCCTAGACTAGCCTTAAGTAGAGCAGAAATGGTCGAGCAGCTCATTATCAATCACGGGATATCCACCGATAAGCAGAG CGGTTTAACATGTAGAACTTTGTCTGAGTTTGGTTCGAGCGGTTTGCACCATCCCGCAGAAGCTGTAAGAAAGGTTTCAGAGCGCATCCTCGTCCTGGTGTACAAAGTTAACCCGCGCTTGGTGCGGAAACAGTTGCCCCCCGACGACGACATCACCAGAAGGAATCTGCTTTATCGGCAGCTGTTCCACGAGTTCGACAAAATCGATCTGCAG AGAAAGAAAGAGATGCTGGAGAAGACCCGCGTCATCCAGCAGTGCTCCGTGCCTCCGAACGAGTTTCTGAGCCCCGAGCCCACCCCCAACGAGATAAACAAGTGCCCCAGCACCTCCAACATCCAGAACATATTCACTTACGACCAGGTGAACAGCCAGCCGAAAAACTTCACCATCTCGAAGAGTCTGAGCGGCGGCAACATCCAGAAAAACGGAACCGCCAAGAACGAGAGTTCGAGCTCCGCCAGCGGGATTTCCTCGCCTAGCAACAACTCCCAGAAGGAGGAGGACGAAAA GCAGTGCATATTTTGCAACCAGCCGGAGAGCAGCATTTTGTCCGTGAGCAACTCGATGAACTCGCACTACTGGCGCTCGTGTCCGATGCTGGTGCGTTGCAAGGAGTGCAGCCAAGTGGTGGAGGTGTCCATGCTGACGGAGCATCTGCTGATGGAGTGCGAACGCCGCGAGAACTACACCCAGTGCTCGCAGTGTTCGGAGGCTGTAAAAATcgcagaaatcaaacagcacgTCGCGAGCTGTCGCGGATTGACGGAAGGCCACAATCGGTGCCCCCTCTGCCATGAGAACCTCGAAGACGAGGAGCTCTGCTGGAAGAAGCACCTGATGGGCGACAAGCCTTGTCTGAAGAACACTAGGATTAAGATGCAACCTCAGAAGCAAGTCACCATTCAAGTTTAA